In Kordiimonas sp. SCSIO 12610, the following are encoded in one genomic region:
- a CDS encoding inositol monophosphatase family protein: protein MARRSPLINVMVSAVMKASRGLRRDFGEVEHLQVSKKGPADFVSTADRKAEQILFEELSTARPDFGFIMEERGEIEGRKPDTRFIIDPLDGTTNFLHGLPHFALTVAVEERGEIVAGVTYAPLTEDLFWAEKGQGAYLNDARLRVAGRDKLETALLATGIPFKGKEGAEESVAEIEEFIPSVAGIRRFGAASLDLAYVAAGRFDGFWEDNLNIWDIAAGILLVREAGGYVSDISGRQDMLKNGSVIASNDRLHSPMERVIKRARRNLAKKTNVS from the coding sequence ATGGCCCGTCGTTCCCCCTTAATTAATGTAATGGTTTCCGCGGTTATGAAAGCAAGCCGTGGTCTTCGCCGTGATTTCGGCGAGGTTGAACATTTGCAAGTTTCTAAAAAAGGCCCAGCTGATTTTGTATCAACCGCTGACCGCAAAGCCGAGCAAATTCTGTTTGAAGAGTTGTCTACAGCACGCCCGGACTTTGGATTTATTATGGAAGAGCGCGGAGAAATTGAAGGTAGGAAACCTGATACTCGCTTTATTATTGATCCACTTGATGGCACGACGAATTTTTTACATGGATTACCTCATTTTGCGCTTACTGTTGCGGTTGAGGAGCGCGGGGAGATTGTTGCTGGCGTCACGTATGCCCCTTTAACTGAAGATTTATTCTGGGCTGAAAAAGGTCAGGGCGCTTACCTGAATGATGCACGCTTGCGTGTTGCAGGGCGGGATAAGCTAGAAACTGCACTTTTGGCAACCGGTATTCCTTTCAAAGGTAAGGAAGGTGCAGAAGAATCTGTTGCTGAAATTGAGGAGTTTATCCCAAGCGTTGCGGGCATTCGCCGTTTCGGCGCTGCTTCACTTGATTTGGCGTATGTAGCAGCGGGCCGTTTTGACGGCTTTTGGGAAGATAACCTGAATATTTGGGATATTGCTGCCGGTATTCTGCTTGTTCGTGAAGCAGGCGGTTACGTGAGTGATATTTCAGGCCGTCAGGATATGCTAAAGAACGGCTCGGTTATTGCCTCAAATGATAGGTTACATTCACCGATGGAGCGCGTTATCAAGCGTGCTCGGCGTAATCTTGCAAAGAAAACTAACGTTAGTTAA
- the efp gene encoding elongation factor P encodes MKIDGNSIRPGNVIEHKGGLWRAVKTQHTQPGKGGAYLQVELKNLRDGSKLNERFRSSEKVERARLEQKDYQYLYQEGDMYNFMDQDTYEQISISEEDIGEDAVFLQDGMQVQIEFHEETPLGVSLPEKVTLEVTETEPVVKGQTASSSYKPALLENGLRVGVPPFVNAGDRIVVSTSEREYVSRAD; translated from the coding sequence ATGAAAATTGATGGAAACTCCATTCGTCCGGGTAATGTTATCGAACATAAAGGTGGTTTATGGCGTGCTGTGAAAACGCAACACACCCAACCTGGAAAGGGAGGAGCCTATCTCCAGGTGGAATTAAAGAATCTAAGGGATGGTTCAAAATTAAACGAACGTTTCCGTTCCAGTGAGAAAGTTGAGCGTGCCCGTCTTGAGCAAAAAGACTATCAATATCTTTACCAAGAAGGCGACATGTATAATTTTATGGATCAGGACACATACGAGCAAATCTCGATCTCTGAAGAAGATATCGGCGAAGACGCGGTATTTTTACAAGACGGTATGCAGGTTCAGATTGAATTTCATGAAGAGACCCCCCTTGGTGTAAGTTTACCTGAAAAAGTAACACTGGAAGTCACTGAAACTGAGCCTGTTGTTAAAGGACAGACAGCATCAAGTTCATACAAGCCAGCGTTGCTGGAAAATGGATTGCGCGTTGGTGTTCCTCCGTTTGTTAATGCTGGTGACCGTATCGTTGTTTCTACGTCTGAGCGTGAGTATGTAAGCCGCGCTGACTAA
- the pth gene encoding aminoacyl-tRNA hydrolase, producing MLLFVGLGNPGSKYERNRHNIGFMAVDDIVHRHNFSAGQKKWQAITFEGRIGNEKIIALQPQTFMNNSGQSVGEAMRFFKLSPGDVFVFYDELDLAFGKIKAKIGGGAAGHNGIRSITSHIGADYNRIRMGIGHPGHKDRVHGHVLGDFAKSEQTVLDDMLSATGQNSSWLTKRDLPRFMSEVALSTSPNKSNTQKHTGNKTSPTKAITPKKSKQDSKQEGPMAAMLRALKGDK from the coding sequence ATGCTGCTTTTTGTCGGACTTGGCAACCCTGGCAGCAAATATGAACGCAATCGACACAATATTGGTTTTATGGCGGTGGACGATATTGTTCATCGCCATAATTTTTCCGCTGGTCAGAAGAAATGGCAAGCCATAACTTTTGAAGGTCGAATTGGCAACGAGAAAATTATTGCGCTTCAGCCACAGACCTTCATGAACAACAGCGGTCAATCCGTTGGGGAAGCCATGCGCTTTTTCAAACTTAGCCCCGGTGATGTATTTGTATTCTACGACGAATTAGATCTGGCTTTTGGTAAAATAAAAGCAAAAATTGGCGGCGGGGCCGCAGGGCATAACGGAATTAGGTCAATTACATCGCACATAGGCGCAGACTACAATCGTATTCGTATGGGAATTGGCCACCCCGGGCATAAAGATCGGGTACACGGCCATGTTTTAGGTGACTTCGCAAAATCTGAACAAACAGTTCTGGATGATATGCTATCAGCCACAGGGCAAAATTCATCGTGGCTAACCAAGCGTGATTTACCGCGGTTTATGAGTGAAGTTGCACTTTCGACGTCACCAAATAAATCAAATACGCAAAAACATACAGGCAACAAGACTTCACCAACGAAAGCCATAACGCCTAAAAAATCAAAACAAGATAGTAAGCAAGAAGGGCCGATGGCTGCAATGCTTCGCGCACTTAAAGGAGATAAGTAA
- a CDS encoding NADH:flavin oxidoreductase/NADH oxidase family protein, translating into MAATSLSSVFNLPNGSSFPNRVAKAAMEESLCAPDHGPSDRLINLYKRWSEGKPGLLITGNIMVDRKALTGPNNVIVEDDRHIEGLKAWANAGTIGGNQLWAQISHPGRQVFANMDDEPVAPSAVGVNIPGARGMFAIPRELSSDEINDLIERFGKTASILDKAGFDGVQIHGAHGYLISQFLSPITNQRTDEWGGSIENRARFLMEIIKSVKDATGDKFSIGLKLNSADFQRGGFTEEDAETVIKMLNVEKLDLLEISGGTYEAPAMSGKTPTSESTLAREAYFLEFATKIKAITTIPIMVTGGFRSKGIMDEALETGALDIIGMGKPFACDPNVAQKLVENQIDKVRTKDIKMSKPAFESVSEMAWAKSQIQRISAGKNPDPIWPPLWNMIGSQITQRRDAKKYKEWLKTAI; encoded by the coding sequence ATGGCGGCCACATCCTTGTCTTCCGTATTCAACCTACCCAACGGCTCAAGCTTCCCAAACAGGGTAGCAAAGGCTGCGATGGAAGAAAGCCTGTGTGCCCCAGATCATGGTCCAAGTGACCGTTTGATAAACTTATACAAACGCTGGTCAGAAGGCAAACCAGGCCTTCTGATAACTGGAAACATCATGGTCGACCGTAAAGCGCTTACAGGACCCAACAATGTTATCGTAGAAGACGACAGGCATATTGAAGGGCTGAAGGCATGGGCAAATGCCGGAACCATTGGCGGCAATCAACTATGGGCACAAATTAGCCATCCCGGGCGACAGGTTTTTGCCAATATGGACGATGAACCAGTTGCCCCGTCTGCCGTCGGTGTTAACATTCCCGGAGCGCGCGGCATGTTTGCCATTCCTCGCGAACTGAGTAGTGACGAAATAAACGATTTGATCGAACGCTTTGGTAAAACAGCATCTATACTGGATAAAGCAGGCTTTGACGGGGTGCAAATTCACGGTGCACATGGGTATTTGATCAGTCAATTTCTATCTCCAATAACCAATCAACGTACGGACGAATGGGGTGGTTCTATTGAAAACAGAGCCCGTTTTCTTATGGAAATCATCAAAAGCGTTAAAGACGCGACAGGTGATAAGTTCAGTATTGGTCTAAAGCTAAATAGTGCAGATTTCCAACGTGGTGGCTTTACAGAAGAAGATGCAGAGACCGTTATCAAAATGCTGAATGTGGAAAAATTAGACCTTCTTGAAATATCTGGCGGCACTTATGAAGCCCCAGCCATGTCTGGTAAAACACCCACGAGCGAGTCTACGCTCGCCCGCGAAGCTTATTTCCTAGAGTTTGCAACAAAAATAAAAGCAATAACAACCATACCTATCATGGTGACAGGTGGTTTCAGAAGCAAAGGCATTATGGACGAGGCGCTTGAAACTGGCGCACTCGACATTATTGGGATGGGCAAGCCGTTTGCTTGCGATCCAAATGTAGCGCAAAAGTTAGTTGAAAACCAAATTGACAAGGTACGAACCAAAGATATTAAAATGTCAAAGCCCGCATTTGAAAGTGTATCAGAAATGGCTTGGGCCAAAAGTCAGATACAGCGAATTTCAGCAGGTAAAAACCCGGACCCAATTTGGCCACCATTATGGAACATGATCGGTTCACAGATTACACAGCGCCGAGACGCTAAAAAGTACAAAGAATGGCTAAAAACTGCCATCTAA
- the thiE gene encoding thiamine phosphate synthase, with the protein MAPTKEPCMLYLITPEVIEDVDQYIIDLENIFKSVEIACLQLRLKNIDDEQVLFVGAKIRDVCHAHDVAFIVNDRADLAEALDADAVHIGQGDGSIDEARDIIGFDRDIGVTCHDSMDLAFQAGEAGANYVAFGAYYPSETKATEHQADTELLRVWSAITELPCVAIGGITAENCGELVKAGADFIAVSGAVWNYPGGAVEGAKKLLSAIRAAEST; encoded by the coding sequence ATGGCCCCAACAAAAGAACCATGCATGCTGTATTTGATCACGCCTGAAGTGATTGAAGATGTGGATCAATATATTATTGATCTGGAAAATATTTTTAAATCAGTCGAGATCGCTTGCTTGCAACTTCGACTTAAAAATATTGACGATGAGCAGGTTTTGTTTGTCGGGGCAAAAATCCGCGATGTTTGCCACGCTCATGATGTGGCATTCATCGTAAACGACCGTGCTGATTTGGCAGAAGCCTTGGACGCAGATGCTGTTCATATAGGACAAGGCGACGGTAGCATTGACGAAGCCCGCGATATAATCGGTTTTGACCGTGATATCGGTGTGACATGCCATGATAGCATGGACCTTGCCTTTCAGGCAGGAGAGGCAGGTGCTAATTACGTGGCCTTTGGTGCCTACTATCCTAGCGAGACCAAAGCTACTGAGCATCAGGCAGATACGGAGCTGCTTCGTGTCTGGTCAGCGATCACTGAGCTTCCTTGTGTCGCTATTGGTGGCATTACAGCCGAAAATTGTGGGGAGTTGGTAAAAGCAGGTGCTGATTTTATAGCAGTGTCAGGCGCCGTTTGGAACTACCCAGGTGGTGCAGTAGAAGGGGCTAAGAAACTTCTGAGCGCGATCAGAGCGGCCGAATCTACATAA
- the pgeF gene encoding peptidoglycan editing factor PgeF — translation MLNTKKIKTCQLEYSNAIDYPHGFFSNNGGVSEGIYKSLNCGPGSNDIPERIITNRALVAEALTGDKTTPVLSLYQVHSNITVRANSDWKENRPEADAMVTNTPGLVLGILTADCTPVLFADKKNKVIGAAHAGWKGALSGVLQATINQMLSLGAQLETITAAIGPTIHQPSYEVTQPFRDKFLEHNEAYNKFFHSGCDNDHFQFNLPEFVKWQLRETGLQSIYSSTTDTYTSQNHFSYRRTTHKNESDYGRQMSAITLPHP, via the coding sequence ATGCTGAATACAAAAAAAATCAAGACATGCCAACTCGAATATTCGAACGCTATTGATTACCCTCATGGCTTTTTTTCCAATAATGGTGGTGTTTCTGAAGGCATATATAAAAGTTTGAACTGCGGCCCCGGGTCTAATGATATTCCGGAGCGTATTATCACTAATCGCGCTTTAGTCGCTGAAGCCTTAACAGGTGATAAAACGACACCCGTTTTAAGCCTTTACCAAGTCCATAGTAATATCACTGTTCGTGCCAACAGCGATTGGAAGGAAAATCGCCCAGAAGCTGATGCAATGGTTACAAACACCCCGGGCCTTGTGCTCGGAATTTTAACCGCCGACTGCACACCGGTGCTGTTCGCAGATAAAAAGAATAAAGTAATTGGAGCCGCACATGCAGGGTGGAAAGGAGCACTATCCGGGGTTTTACAAGCTACGATCAATCAGATGTTGTCACTGGGTGCACAATTGGAAACCATAACAGCGGCAATAGGCCCAACAATTCATCAACCTAGCTATGAAGTGACGCAGCCATTTAGAGATAAGTTCTTAGAACACAATGAAGCCTACAATAAATTTTTTCATAGTGGATGTGATAACGACCATTTTCAGTTCAATTTACCTGAGTTTGTAAAATGGCAGCTTCGCGAAACCGGCCTTCAATCAATCTATTCATCCACTACAGATACATATACCAGCCAGAATCATTTCTCATATCGCAGGACAACTCATAAAAACGAATCAGATTATGGTCGGCAAATGTCTGCCATCACACTTCCCCACCCTTAA
- a CDS encoding ribose-phosphate pyrophosphokinase, translated as MKILSGNSNTELAEAIAAYLNMPLTKAAIKRFSDQEVFVEIHENVRGEDVFIVQPTNFPANDHMMELLVAIDALKRASARRITAVIPYFGYARQDRKPGPRTPISAKLVANLITTAGANRVLTMDLHAGQIQGFFDIPTDNLYAMPVLVRDMKEKYTNRETTIVSPDVGGVVRARAYAKRMDAPIAIIDKRRERAGVSEVMHLVGEVEGTDCVLVDDIVDSAGTLCNAAKALKDAGAKSVSAYVAHGVLSGPALERIENSVMDEVVITDSIKPTEGVHANSKIRVVTVAPLLAEAMNRIAHETSVSSLFD; from the coding sequence ATGAAGATTTTATCTGGTAACTCTAACACCGAGCTTGCCGAGGCTATCGCTGCATATCTTAATATGCCACTCACAAAAGCAGCTATCAAACGTTTCTCAGATCAGGAAGTCTTTGTAGAAATTCATGAAAATGTTCGCGGCGAAGATGTTTTCATTGTTCAGCCAACGAACTTCCCAGCGAATGACCATATGATGGAACTGCTGGTCGCGATTGACGCCTTAAAACGTGCTTCCGCGAGGCGTATTACCGCCGTTATCCCGTATTTTGGATACGCGCGCCAAGACAGAAAGCCTGGACCAAGAACACCAATTTCAGCAAAGCTTGTTGCAAACCTTATTACAACAGCAGGCGCGAACAGGGTCCTCACAATGGACCTTCACGCTGGTCAAATACAGGGTTTCTTTGATATCCCAACAGACAATTTGTATGCCATGCCTGTGCTTGTTCGCGACATGAAAGAAAAGTACACAAACCGTGAAACAACAATCGTTTCGCCAGATGTTGGTGGTGTGGTTCGTGCACGTGCGTATGCAAAACGCATGGATGCTCCCATCGCAATCATCGATAAACGGCGCGAGCGCGCTGGCGTTTCCGAAGTGATGCACTTGGTTGGTGAAGTTGAAGGTACGGACTGCGTACTTGTTGATGACATAGTTGATAGTGCTGGTACACTATGCAATGCAGCAAAAGCCCTCAAAGACGCTGGTGCCAAATCCGTTTCGGCATACGTGGCTCACGGTGTATTATCAGGCCCAGCATTAGAACGCATAGAAAACAGTGTAATGGATGAAGTTGTTATAACTGACAGCATTAAACCTACTGAAGGTGTTCATGCGAACTCTAAAATTCGTGTGGTTACTGTCGCACCATTACTTGCAGAAGCCATGAACCGCATCGCACACGAAACAAGCGTTTCAAGCCTGTTTGATTAA
- the lgt gene encoding prolipoprotein diacylglyceryl transferase: MIDIFAATFSAISTTIPFPNIDPVIISFGEVPLVGELAIRWYSLSYLAGLLFAGWYMGRIVKKPGAPMSKDHLDDMIFWATIGIIAGGRLGYVLFYGEGKFFNDPLLVFRFADGGMSFHGGLIGVVLAVIFIARKNKLNLMRVADLVAIVSPIGLLCGRIANFINGELWGRATDVPWAMVFPDDPSQLARHPSQLYEAFGEGLLLFIILQILYHRTNLPKKSPGVIAGLFFIGYGLARITVEFFREPDSHIGLIAGISRGQMLSVPMFLLAAWLIHKGMNHSKTRTKP, encoded by the coding sequence ATGATCGATATTTTCGCAGCAACATTCAGCGCCATATCTACAACCATCCCTTTCCCTAATATTGACCCCGTCATTATAAGTTTCGGGGAAGTACCTTTGGTTGGTGAGCTTGCTATCAGATGGTATTCGCTTTCGTATCTTGCGGGTTTGCTTTTTGCTGGCTGGTACATGGGCCGAATTGTCAAAAAACCAGGCGCACCTATGTCAAAAGATCATCTGGATGACATGATTTTCTGGGCTACAATCGGCATTATCGCAGGCGGACGTTTGGGTTATGTCCTCTTCTACGGTGAAGGAAAGTTTTTTAACGACCCGTTGCTTGTTTTCCGCTTTGCCGATGGGGGAATGTCTTTCCATGGTGGATTAATCGGTGTTGTTTTAGCCGTGATTTTCATCGCGCGAAAAAACAAGCTGAATTTAATGCGGGTAGCTGATCTCGTCGCGATTGTAAGCCCGATTGGGTTGCTGTGTGGAAGGATAGCAAACTTTATTAATGGCGAACTTTGGGGCAGAGCAACGGATGTACCGTGGGCGATGGTGTTCCCTGATGACCCGTCACAGCTAGCGCGCCATCCAAGCCAACTATATGAAGCCTTCGGGGAAGGGCTGCTATTATTCATTATTTTGCAAATTTTATATCACAGAACCAATCTTCCCAAAAAGAGCCCGGGGGTGATCGCAGGTCTCTTTTTCATAGGATATGGGCTTGCGCGTATCACTGTTGAATTCTTCCGCGAACCAGATAGCCATATTGGATTAATAGCGGGCATTTCGCGCGGCCAGATGCTATCCGTGCCTATGTTCCTTCTGGCTGCATGGTTGATCCATAAAGGCATGAACCACAGCAAAACAAGAACCAAGCCATAA
- a CDS encoding class I SAM-dependent methyltransferase — translation MSAQRSLQDKLERRIAALGPISIADYMRECLMDPEFGYYQQQVVFGEKGDFTTAPEISQMFGEIIGLKLAEKWLLAGSPKNTMLIELGPGRGTLMADILRATKMVPNFHEAIDIHFVETSKQLKTLQKEKVPDANWHDQIHDVPEGFSLIVANEFFDALPIHQFEKKDGIWFERMVATKNGALEYVLSNPGPQFSLVPSSFKAKENGSIYEVCPAALSITGIVSERIKKYGGSAIIIDYGYIQSTGGDTFQALKHHTYVPTLENPGSADLTAHVAFDQLANVAKEIGVKVNGAFEQGAFLMQAGIGERAQNLAKDAPEDLQKKILGELVRLTAPDQMGQLFKVLLLNHIKFE, via the coding sequence ATGTCTGCTCAACGCTCACTTCAGGACAAGTTAGAAAGGCGCATCGCTGCATTAGGTCCGATTTCTATCGCAGATTATATGCGCGAATGCCTGATGGATCCGGAATTTGGCTATTATCAGCAACAGGTTGTTTTTGGCGAAAAAGGCGACTTTACAACGGCCCCTGAAATCAGCCAGATGTTCGGCGAGATTATTGGCCTCAAGCTTGCCGAAAAATGGTTATTAGCCGGCAGCCCAAAAAATACTATGCTCATCGAACTCGGCCCCGGCCGAGGGACTTTGATGGCTGACATTTTGCGCGCTACGAAAATGGTGCCCAATTTTCATGAAGCAATAGACATACATTTTGTTGAAACCAGCAAACAATTAAAAACCTTACAAAAGGAAAAGGTTCCTGATGCCAATTGGCATGATCAAATTCATGACGTACCAGAGGGGTTTTCCCTGATTGTCGCCAATGAATTTTTTGATGCCCTGCCAATCCATCAGTTTGAAAAGAAAGATGGTATTTGGTTTGAACGCATGGTCGCTACAAAGAACGGTGCGTTAGAATATGTATTATCCAATCCCGGACCACAATTTTCGCTGGTTCCGTCATCGTTCAAAGCAAAAGAAAATGGCTCAATTTATGAGGTTTGTCCCGCCGCATTATCCATCACTGGTATAGTATCCGAGCGGATCAAAAAATACGGCGGAAGCGCTATTATTATCGACTATGGATATATTCAGTCAACTGGCGGCGATACGTTTCAAGCTCTAAAGCATCATACATATGTGCCCACACTAGAAAACCCGGGCAGCGCAGATTTAACCGCTCATGTTGCGTTTGACCAGCTAGCGAATGTGGCGAAAGAGATTGGAGTAAAAGTGAATGGGGCCTTTGAACAAGGCGCATTTCTAATGCAGGCAGGAATTGGTGAACGGGCACAAAATTTGGCGAAGGATGCCCCGGAAGACTTGCAAAAGAAGATTTTAGGTGAGCTTGTTCGACTGACAGCGCCAGATCAGATGGGACAGCTTTTCAAAGTACTTCTGCTTAATCATATCAAATTTGAATAG
- a CDS encoding 50S ribosomal protein L25/general stress protein Ctc, with protein sequence MAKVITIAAEPRERVGKGASRAARRAGQVPAVIYGDNKEPEAIQIPQNEVIRLLNRGGFMSHTFEIKVGKKKATVLPRDLQLHPVSDAPMHIDFLRLGKGATVVMSVPVRVTGEEVSPGLKRGGVINHTRHDIELNVPADAIPEFIEVSVAELELGEAAKISDVTLPKGCEPTITDRDFTICAIVAPSGLKSAENAASDDEAEASEETAE encoded by the coding sequence ATGGCCAAAGTCATCACTATCGCGGCTGAACCGCGTGAACGAGTTGGCAAGGGAGCCTCTCGTGCAGCACGTCGTGCTGGTCAAGTCCCTGCTGTTATTTACGGTGATAACAAAGAACCAGAAGCTATTCAAATTCCACAGAATGAAGTTATTCGTCTTCTAAACCGTGGCGGTTTTATGTCTCATACTTTTGAGATTAAAGTCGGCAAGAAAAAAGCAACAGTACTTCCACGTGATCTGCAATTGCATCCTGTGTCTGACGCACCGATGCACATTGACTTCTTGCGCCTTGGTAAAGGTGCTACTGTTGTAATGTCAGTTCCTGTTCGTGTAACTGGCGAAGAAGTTTCACCTGGCCTCAAGCGCGGTGGTGTAATTAATCACACACGTCACGATATCGAGCTAAACGTTCCTGCGGACGCAATTCCTGAGTTTATCGAAGTTTCTGTAGCAGAACTTGAACTCGGTGAAGCAGCTAAGATTTCTGATGTTACGCTTCCAAAAGGCTGCGAACCAACGATTACAGATCGTGACTTCACAATCTGTGCGATCGTTGCTCCAAGTGGACTTAAGTCTGCTGAGAATGCAGCATCAGACGATGAAGCAGAAGCATCAGAAGAGACTGCTGAATAA
- a CDS encoding accessory factor UbiK family protein, whose translation MQTNNKIMDDIAKLATGAAGTLHGVKNEMEGQFRAWFEKQIAGMDLVSREEFETVRAMAEKARLENDALRAEIEALKNEK comes from the coding sequence ATGCAAACCAACAACAAAATCATGGATGATATCGCCAAGCTTGCAACGGGTGCGGCCGGTACGCTGCACGGCGTTAAAAACGAGATGGAAGGCCAGTTTCGTGCATGGTTTGAAAAGCAGATTGCAGGTATGGACCTTGTGAGCCGTGAAGAATTTGAAACGGTGCGTGCGATGGCAGAGAAAGCTCGGCTTGAAAATGATGCCCTTCGCGCAGAAATCGAAGCGCTGAAAAACGAGAAATAG
- the ychF gene encoding redox-regulated ATPase YchF: MGFKCGIVGLPNVGKSTLFNALTNTASAAAANYPFCTIEPNVGQVPVPDERLYELAKLAGSKNVIATQLSFVDIAGLVRGASKGEGLGNQFLGNIREVDAICHVLRCFEDGDITHVDGRVDPVADAETIETELMLADLESLEGRIHNLGRRVRGGDKEAIATLAMVERAIEVLKEGKPARFVEVADEEEAKTLKMLQLLTAKPILYICNVDEDSAATGNEFSEAVQKMAEEQGSGCVIISAAVEAEIAQLDEDEEKAEFLETLGLGQTGLARVIRAGYDLLNLITYFTCGPNETRAWTITTGTKAPQAAGVIHTDFEKGFIRAETTAYDDYVGLGGEQGAKDAGKMRLEGKDYTVADGDVMLFRFNT; this comes from the coding sequence ATGGGTTTTAAATGTGGTATTGTTGGTCTACCCAATGTTGGAAAATCAACCCTTTTTAACGCCTTAACGAACACAGCGTCTGCGGCAGCGGCAAACTATCCTTTCTGCACCATCGAACCGAATGTTGGGCAGGTTCCCGTCCCGGACGAAAGGCTTTACGAACTAGCGAAACTCGCGGGATCTAAAAATGTAATAGCAACGCAATTGTCATTCGTAGACATCGCAGGGCTAGTACGCGGAGCATCAAAAGGGGAAGGCCTCGGCAACCAATTCCTGGGCAATATTCGCGAAGTAGATGCCATATGCCATGTACTACGCTGTTTTGAAGACGGCGACATCACCCATGTGGACGGGCGTGTCGATCCTGTGGCCGACGCAGAAACGATCGAAACCGAATTAATGCTTGCAGACCTTGAGAGCCTCGAGGGGCGTATCCACAACCTTGGCAGGCGCGTCCGCGGAGGAGACAAGGAAGCGATTGCAACCCTTGCCATGGTAGAGCGGGCGATTGAAGTTCTCAAAGAAGGAAAACCCGCTAGGTTTGTAGAAGTAGCAGATGAAGAAGAAGCCAAAACACTAAAGATGCTTCAACTTTTAACTGCGAAACCCATTCTTTATATTTGTAACGTTGACGAAGATAGCGCTGCAACCGGCAATGAATTTTCAGAGGCTGTTCAAAAAATGGCTGAAGAACAGGGATCAGGCTGCGTTATTATTTCAGCGGCCGTCGAAGCAGAGATCGCTCAGTTGGACGAAGATGAAGAGAAAGCAGAATTCCTAGAAACACTCGGCCTGGGCCAAACTGGACTGGCGCGGGTGATCAGAGCCGGGTATGACCTTCTCAATTTGATTACATATTTCACGTGTGGGCCTAACGAGACAAGAGCCTGGACTATCACAACTGGCACCAAAGCCCCTCAGGCAGCTGGGGTAATTCATACTGACTTTGAAAAAGGCTTCATTCGCGCAGAAACAACTGCATATGACGATTATGTTGGATTGGGTGGTGAACAAGGTGCAAAAGACGCAGGGAAAATGCGACTTGAAGGTAAGGACTATACCGTTGCGGACGGCGATGTGATGCTTTTCCGTTTCAATACCTGA
- a CDS encoding peroxiredoxin family protein, giving the protein MRTFLIGIFLFLANPYSLSAEIEDIGPAIGSKIPHNLSVKDDQGNEQSFNTVVGQKGAVLIFYRSANWCPFCKNQLIDLNKSAAKPAKALGYNLIGISYDAVPALNKFKVKYQISYPLLSDEGSKIIEAFGIRNEEHKEGHFAYGIPHPMIIVTDEHGIVKAKLREEGYRNRPEVEVLLETLKSL; this is encoded by the coding sequence ATGCGAACTTTTTTAATTGGTATTTTCCTTTTTCTGGCAAACCCTTATAGCCTGTCAGCGGAAATAGAAGACATTGGCCCCGCGATTGGTTCAAAAATACCGCACAATCTATCTGTTAAGGATGATCAAGGAAACGAGCAATCCTTTAATACAGTGGTGGGTCAGAAAGGCGCGGTCCTTATTTTCTATCGCTCAGCAAACTGGTGCCCGTTTTGTAAGAATCAACTCATTGACTTAAACAAGTCAGCAGCAAAACCCGCTAAAGCACTTGGGTACAATTTGATCGGTATAAGCTATGACGCTGTACCTGCCCTTAATAAGTTTAAAGTGAAATATCAGATTTCGTATCCCCTTCTCTCTGATGAAGGATCAAAAATTATCGAGGCCTTTGGAATACGGAATGAGGAGCATAAAGAGGGGCACTTTGCCTATGGCATTCCTCACCCCATGATTATAGTCACTGATGAACATGGTATTGTAAAAGCGAAACTTCGCGAAGAAGGCTATCGCAACAGGCCAGAAGTTGAAGTTCTTTTGGAAACGCTAAAAAGTCTTTGA